The Oscillatoria acuminata PCC 6304 genomic interval AATCACGCTGAATGGTTATTTAATTGGGCCGAAGTGGGAACCCCGATTGTGGTTCATTATTAAGAGAAGATTTATCTCTCATTCATCCGGAAACGACTGAAGTCGTTACTACAAACTAAGAAAATCCTTCTTTAGTTCTTAGTAACGACTTCATTCGTTCTTTAGAGAGTAAGCTGCTTGCTGTGCGGCGTAGCTTGTCCCTCAGATCTATCAACCTACTCCTGAGCGAGATCTGGACCTCATGAGTTTGGGAACTGCTCTATTATTTAACTCAATTGAACGACTGCTTGATCCTCCACCAGGATTTGATTGGTGAATAAATCTTCCACCGTAATTCGCAAAAAGCGCTGTTCATCCACTTGAAATAACACCTTGACCCGATCGCTCCCGGGATGTCCCGGAGGATTGAGTTTGGCAATACTTCTGGCCCCCTCTTTATCATTCAGGGGTTGCACGGCTATTTTGCCGGTTTCCAAGCGCTTGGTGACGAGGCGATCGCCATCAAAATAGACCTCGGTTCCTCCTGTATCTGCTCCTAATTCTCCAATAATTAACTCAATACTCGGCTGATTCTCCAAGGATGCACCAAGCATTAATTCCACAGGTTCACTCATAGGATAGGGTTGTCCTTCTCGAACTAAAGGATGCCAATTGTGACATTGATTGCGCCGGTCCCAGTAGCGAATACCATAACTGTGATAGAGGAAATCTTTAATTTCTATGCCTTGACTTAGTTGCAGGGCACCTTGAGCAACCGCTTCAAACGGGCGATCGCACCGAATCTTCGTCTCATCAAAATATTGCTTGACCCAATTCTGAACCGCCGGAATCAGTGCCGTTCCCCCCACCAATAACACCGCATCAATATCAGCAAAATCCAATCCCTGACGCCGTGCTTGTTGACTCACCTGATTCATGGCATCATCCAAAGACTCAAAAAACTGATGACTTGCCAGAATTTCCTCAAAACCACTGCGGTCTAATTCTAAGGAATAGGTCTCCAAGGTTTCATCATTAAAATAAACCTCTTTCCCTTGTTTTTGTAAAGAGAGTTGAATTTTCAAGCGTTCCGCCAAGCGTGTTGTTAGGGGTGTTTTGGCCATACCTTGAGTTTCGGCAAAATAATCCACTAACCAATTATCCAAATCCGTGCCGCCTAAGTTCTTCCCCGCTTTGGCTAAAACCCTAGCAGTTTTGACTTTCTGTCCGGAACTTTCTGCAAATAGTTTATCCCCCCATTTAAGGAGAAATCCCAGGGGTTGTTTCCCGGCAGTTTTATCCAGTTGGACTAAGGATAAATCCAGGGTTCCCCCTCCAAAGTCTACAACCAGCAAGTTTTCGCCATCGGTGAGTCCATATCCCAAGGCAGCAGCAGTGGGTTCATCGATGATTCGGACTTGTTCGACTTGCAGGGATTGGCAGACTTGTCCCAACCAGTGGCGATAGGCTTCAAAGCTATCCACGGGAACGGTTAGGATTAAGGAGTCTACGGGAAGAGGGATTTGACGCAGGGAGTTAACAAGTCCGGTGAGGAACCATTCTCCAACTTTTTCAAAGGTGACGATTTCGCCATCGAGTTCCGGGAGGAACCCCTGGATATCGGTGCCGATGCCGCGTTTAAAGCTGCGGAAGAATCGGGGGTCCGTTTTGAGGTCCAGGCCCTTGTCCCGGACTTGTTGCGCGATCGCCACTTGTTGTTTTGTGGCATTCTCGACGTACAGCAAACTGGGAATTAAGGGTGGATTTTGACCCAACTGCCAGGATAATCCAGGCAGTTTCAGGGTTTCCGGTTGCTGGGTTGCACTATTCCAGCGCGAGATGACCGTGTTACTTGTTCCAAAATCAATTGCGATCGCCATTGGGCTATAGGTTTCAGGGACAGTTAGGAATGCTTTAGCTAATATCCTATCGAACCACAGGAGAAGGTGATTCTTTCCCCGAGTTGAGATGGGGTTGATTCCCTAGGGAGTCAGAGTCAGTCATGGAGTCTCAACAATCCTTAATCATTTATCCCCCATCAGCGATCAAGGATCTGAAAATCTGAACCCGTTCTTTAGAGTATGGATCAGTTTAGGGCATAAACCCGGGCTTTGGGAAAAAATGATTCCGGAGGTCTACAATCAGGGGCATCCCACCTCGGATTTTATGGGGAACCCTGACTGTCACGAGGTTTTAGTAGAGAGAAACAAAAAAACTCTCTCCAAAATTGTTAAAAGATAATGCGAATTGTAAACTATCCTGAATGCTTGGGATGTTGTCCCCCATTTTGGGCAATAATAATAGAGAGTGTAAATGTGGGTTAAATCTGGAAACTAAGGCGGATTGAGTTGACATTCCCTCCCTAATTAGACGAGGGTTTTATAGTCGCCTTACCGCTGTAAAATGAGGGGTCTGAAATCGAGTCATGATCGGCAGTCAAATCATGAAACCTAAAGCAGGATGGGTGACCGAAGGATTCAGGCTTCATGAGGGCTTGGTTTTAAGCCGATCATGACTTGATGCCGGGGATGTAGCTGCACTTCACTCGAATCAGCACAGATCTAAACGTATTTGGCTACGGCATTTTCACTTTTTATGTAAACCCAAAAATGACTAAAAAATTGAATTTAAGTCATTATTTGTTGTATTAAAAAAGGAAAAGCACAGACTATGTTTGCAAATTTAAAGCTCCGAAATCAGATGGTATTGGGATATGGCCTGCCGATCGCCATTGCCATCGCGGGATTTATGGTCGTCACCTATGAATCCACCCAAAAAGTCAGTCAGTCTTTTGAAAAGGTCGAATTGATTCAAGCCCGACTCCTAACCTTAAATGATATCACCCATAGCTCATTAGGTCTGGTGAGAGAGGCCCGAGGATATCTCGTGAACGGGAATCCAGAATATCTGAACCGATATTATACCGCTGTGAGTACATTTGAAAACCTTGTGAATGAAACAAAGGAACTCTATGTGCTTCCCGAAGAGCGAAAAGTGATTCAGGAGATGATTGACCTAACTAAAAACTACATTACATTCTTCACCGATGTTAGAACCCTTTACGATGCCGGGAAAAAGGAGGAGGCGATCGAGCTATGGACCAACCAAAATGGCCTAGAATTAGTGACTCGATTTAAGGAACTCACTCTAGAGTTTGAAGACCAGCAAAAAGCCTTGTTGATCAAAGAAAATGAGAAATCAATCCATACATTACAAATCTTACTGCTTTGGATAACCCTAGGCTGTTTGTTATTAGTAAGCATTGCTGTCATCGTAGCTCTGGTGATTTCCTCCAGCATTGCCCGAATCATCCGCCAAGAAACCCATGCGATCGCGTCCGCATCCACCCAAATTGCCTCCACGGTTGAGCAACATGAACGCACCCTCTCTCAACAAGCCACCTCAGTGAACGAAACCAGTGCCACCATGACAGAATTAGGCTCCTCCTCCACCCTCACCGCCGAACAAGCCCAATTCTCCGAAAACAACGCCAATCAAGTCTTACAGCTTGCAGAATCTTCAGTTCAGGGCGCTCAAGAAGTCTTAACCCTCGCCGATCGCGGTATCCAAGCCGTGGAACGCACTCAAGAAGGAATGTCAGTTTTAACCGAAAAAGTAGAAGCCATTGCCCTCCAAATTCTCCGATTGAGTGAGCAAACCAACCAAATTAGTAACATTACCAGTCTCGTCAGTGACCTCGCCGGACAAACCAATATGTTAGCCCTTAATGCAGCAGTAGAAGCTGTTCGTGCGGGAGAAAATGGCAAAGGATTTAGCGTCATTGCCACAGAAATTCGTAAACTGGCAGACCAAAGTAAAACCTCCGCCCAGAAAATTAGTACCCTAATCGTTAATATCGAATCCGCCATTGATTCAACGGTCACCGTCACAGAAGATGGCAAACGAAAAGCCCAGGAAAGTATCATCCTCTCTCGGGAAACCGCCGAAGCCTTTTCTAAAGTCACCGAAGCGATTAATGACGTAATTTTGACTAATCAACAAGTCTCCCTCAATGCCATTAACGATGTCGTCCTCAACTCCCGACAAATTTCCCTGACCACCAAACAGCAAGCGGTCGCCATTAACCAGGTGGTCACCGCCATGAACGACCTCAACCAAGGTGCTACAGAAACCGTCAACGGCATTAACCAAACCAAAATTGGGATTCATAAATTAAATGAAACCGCCCAAAATTTGAATGCCTTGGTCTAAGTAATAGTTTGGATAATTTCACCGAATTTTTTTCAGGGAAATAAGGTCACTTTTTTAGAAAAAACTGCCAGCATTCAAAATAATTTTTCCCTAAATCAGGACATCTATTGGGTTGAATTTATGGTTTTTCTTCTTTCCTTTAGGCATAGGGGCAATTTACCAATTGCCCCTAAAATTGAGCGAGATCTAGAGTCGCCTTATCCGGGAGGCCAACCCAGGGACCGTCCCGCGAGAATATGCAGGTGTAAATGATTCACCGTCTGACCCCCATCCTCACCGCAATTAATTACCACCCGATAGCCATTTTTGAGTTCGAGTTGTTCGGCGACTCGCTTCACGGTTAAGAGCAAATGACCCATCAAAGCATGATGGTTTGACTCAGCATCGGATAATTTGGCGACGGGTTCCTTGGGAATCACCAAGACATGAACCGGCGCTTGAGGATTGACATCTCGGAAGGCGAGGCACAAGTTATCCTCATAAACGATATCTGCCGGGATTTCCCGACGGATGATTTTACTAAAAATTGTCTCAGTCATAAAGGGTTGTTTGTTGTCAGTGCCGCTAGTTGTCATCTTACGGGAACAGGCGATCGCTGACAATTTCCACCGGCACAAAAAAAAGGCCCCTAACCAGTAGGGACGCTTTATAGAGGAGAGTTGAATCGAAACTTGAGGATTAGCTGATGGCGACTGCGGTAAAAATCGTCAGGGCCACAAGTAAAGCAGAGGCCGCACCGTAAGCAATGTAGCGCTTTTGTTGCTCAGGGGAGGGATACTCGGCAGGATAGATTTTCGGCTCAGTCGCAAAGTTGTTTAAGATTCCGTTTTCGTCAGTGCTGGTGTACATTTCGTTTTTCCTCGCTGGCTTATGTAAATAAATGTAACTGAATGTTAAGAAGTATTGCAGTGACTTGACGCGGGATAGTCCGTGATGGTAGTCACATCCGACGAAAGTCAGTCGGTTTAAATTAGCTGATGGCGACTGCGGTAAAAATCGTCAGGGCTACAAGTAAAGCAGAGGCCGCGCCGTAAGCGATATAGCGCTTTTGTTGCTCAGGAGAGGGATACTCAGCGTGGTAGAGCTTGGGTTCGGTAGCAAAGTTGTTCAGGATTCCGTTTTCGTCAGTGCTGGTGTACATTTCGTTTTTCCTCGTTGGCTTATGTAAATAAATGTAACGCAATGTTAAGAAGTGTTGCAGTGACTTGACGCACGAGATGAGGTGATGCTAGTCACAACGGGCTGAAGTTAAAGCGGGGAGGGAAATAATGTAGAGGAGGAGAAAAGCGGGTGATGCCTTTTCCCCAGTACGGCTTAGAGCTGAAAAGGAAGGACTGGATGCACCCGA includes:
- a CDS encoding Hsp70 family protein; this encodes MAIAIDFGTSNTVISRWNSATQQPETLKLPGLSWQLGQNPPLIPSLLYVENATKQQVAIAQQVRDKGLDLKTDPRFFRSFKRGIGTDIQGFLPELDGEIVTFEKVGEWFLTGLVNSLRQIPLPVDSLILTVPVDSFEAYRHWLGQVCQSLQVEQVRIIDEPTAAALGYGLTDGENLLVVDFGGGTLDLSLVQLDKTAGKQPLGFLLKWGDKLFAESSGQKVKTARVLAKAGKNLGGTDLDNWLVDYFAETQGMAKTPLTTRLAERLKIQLSLQKQGKEVYFNDETLETYSLELDRSGFEEILASHQFFESLDDAMNQVSQQARRQGLDFADIDAVLLVGGTALIPAVQNWVKQYFDETKIRCDRPFEAVAQGALQLSQGIEIKDFLYHSYGIRYWDRRNQCHNWHPLVREGQPYPMSEPVELMLGASLENQPSIELIIGELGADTGGTEVYFDGDRLVTKRLETGKIAVQPLNDKEGARSIAKLNPPGHPGSDRVKVLFQVDEQRFLRITVEDLFTNQILVEDQAVVQLS
- a CDS encoding methyl-accepting chemotaxis protein, yielding MFANLKLRNQMVLGYGLPIAIAIAGFMVVTYESTQKVSQSFEKVELIQARLLTLNDITHSSLGLVREARGYLVNGNPEYLNRYYTAVSTFENLVNETKELYVLPEERKVIQEMIDLTKNYITFFTDVRTLYDAGKKEEAIELWTNQNGLELVTRFKELTLEFEDQQKALLIKENEKSIHTLQILLLWITLGCLLLVSIAVIVALVISSSIARIIRQETHAIASASTQIASTVEQHERTLSQQATSVNETSATMTELGSSSTLTAEQAQFSENNANQVLQLAESSVQGAQEVLTLADRGIQAVERTQEGMSVLTEKVEAIALQILRLSEQTNQISNITSLVSDLAGQTNMLALNAAVEAVRAGENGKGFSVIATEIRKLADQSKTSAQKISTLIVNIESAIDSTVTVTEDGKRKAQESIILSRETAEAFSKVTEAINDVILTNQQVSLNAINDVVLNSRQISLTTKQQAVAINQVVTAMNDLNQGATETVNGINQTKIGIHKLNETAQNLNALV
- a CDS encoding histidine triad nucleotide-binding protein, whose amino-acid sequence is MTETIFSKIIRREIPADIVYEDNLCLAFRDVNPQAPVHVLVIPKEPVAKLSDAESNHHALMGHLLLTVKRVAEQLELKNGYRVVINCGEDGGQTVNHLHLHILAGRSLGWPPG
- the psb34 gene encoding photosystem II assembly protein Psb34 encodes the protein MYTSTDENGILNNFATEPKIYPAEYPSPEQQKRYIAYGAASALLVALTIFTAVAIS
- the psb34 gene encoding photosystem II assembly protein Psb34 encodes the protein MYTSTDENGILNNFATEPKLYHAEYPSPEQQKRYIAYGAASALLVALTIFTAVAIS